A portion of the Pagrus major chromosome 8, Pma_NU_1.0 genome contains these proteins:
- the LOC141001654 gene encoding aminopeptidase N, translated as MGKSCRVSKICILAVVLALVSVATIVTLWTIALTGGDDGDDVTDPWDSYRLSTDLVPDYYNITLRPHLSPQPNTGLYIFTGQSTVEFECVRETDLILIHSNKLNYTTLDNSHIVRLSAADGGSAPNIKSTWLQPKTQYLVIQLDGKLTQGQKYLLYTKFTGELADDLAGFYRSEYEEDGVRKIVATSQMHPTHARKTFPCFDEPAIKAVFYITLIHPPGTVALSNGKERDIVNTTIDGVAVIQTKFEPTKKMSTYLLAIVISDYSHISAEGDTLIRIWARRAAIDQGQGDYALNVTGPILNFFQLYYNISYPLSKSDQIALPDFYFGAMENWGLVTYRETNLLYDPVTSSNRNKETTATIIAHELAHMWFGNLVTLQWWNEVWLNEGFASYVSYLGADHAEPDWNLKDLIVLDDIHRVFAVDALTSSHPLSSEEDSIILPDQITEQFDTISYSKGAAVLRMLSDFLSEPVFVQGLNSYLNHFAYSNTVGNDLWHHLQMAVKANNVSLPRPVCEIMNRWVLQMGFPVVTIDTPTGVVSQRHFLLDPEANVTVESPYNYEWLIPVRWMKSGEVQRAMWWLMEKEAVNLEMRSGDLWVLANINATGYYRVNYDLGNWERLLAQLNSEHQVIPVINRAQLVDDAFNLARAQLVSTTLALRTTSYLSLETEYMPWQSTLDNLHYYYLMLDRTEVYQPMQDYIKKLVSPLFLHFKNMTSDWARVPDRHTDQYNQVNAIRMACRTGVTECQNLTITWFKQWMDSPQHNLIEPNLRSAVYCSAIAAGDEAEWEFGWSQFKNATLASEASKLMSALACTTKIQLLKRYLSYTLNAALIRKQDATTVITAVASNRVGQILAWDFVREQWEYMFTQYGVGSFNFASLISGVTARFSTPAELQQLGEFVEEHGAAGFGTATLAVEQALERTRANIKWLQQNKQEIWDWFNSQTGHQIH; from the exons GCCAATCCACTGTTGagtttgagtgtgtgagagagactgatCTGATCCTGATCCACTCTAACAAACTCAACTACACTACACTGGACAACTCACACATTGTCAGGCTCAGCGCTGCAG ATGGTGGATCTGCTCCCAATATTAAGTCCACCTGGCTGCAGCCTAAGACCCAGTATCTGGTCATCCAGCTGGATGGCAAATTAACTCAAggacagaagtatctgctgtaCACTAAGTTCACTGGTGAACTAGCTGATGACTTAGCAGGCTTTTACAGGAGTGAATATGAAGAAGATGGAGTCCGAAA GATTGTTGCCACCTCTCAGATGCATCCAACTCATGCCAGAAAGACCTTCCCTTGTTTCGATGAGCCTGCTATAAAAGCTGTTTTCTATATAACTCTTATCCATCCCCCGGGAACTGTAGCCCTGTCCAATGGCAAAGAAAGAG aTATTGTGAACACCACTATTGATGGAGTAGCTGTGATACAGACCAAGTTTGAGCCAACCAAGAAAATGTCCACCTATTTACTGGCCATCGTCATCTCTGACTACTCACACATCAGTGCAGAAGGAGACACTCTG ATCCGTATCTGGGCTCGCAGGGCGGCCATTGATCAGGGACAAGGAGACTACGCCCTCAATGTGACTGGACCCATACTGAACTTCTTCCAGTTGTACTATAACATCTCCTACCCCCTCAGCAAGTCAG ATCAAATTGCTCTgccagacttttattttggggcGATGGAGAACTGGGGTTTGGTGACGTACAGAGAAACCAACCTCCTCTATGACCCTGTGACCTCCTCCAACAGGAACAAAGAGACCACTGCCACCATCATCGCTCATGAACTAGCACACATG TGGTTTGGAAACCTGGTGACTCTGCAGTGGTGGAATGAGGTCTGGCTGAATGAGGGCTTTGCCTCATATGTGTCGTACCTGGGAGCAGACCACGCTGAGCCTGACTGGAACTTG AAAGACTTGATAGTACTTGATGACATCCACCGGGTGTTTGCAGTCGATGCTTTgacctcctctcatcctctgtcctctgaaGAGGACAGTATCATCCTGCCTGACCAGATCACAGAGCAGTTTGATACCATCTCATACAGCAAG GGTGCAGCAGTGTTGAGGATGCTGTCTGATTTCCTCTCAGAGCCCGTCTTTGTCCAGGGACTCAAt AGCTACCTCAATCACTTTGCCTACAGTAACACAGTAGGGAATGACTTGTGGCACCATCTACAAATG GCAGTGAAAGCCAACAATGTTTCACTTCCTCGTCCAGTTTGTGAAATCATGAACCGCTGGGTGCTCCAGATGGGCTTTCCTGTGGTTACCATAGATACTCCCACAGGAGTGGTTTCCCAGAGGCACTTTCTGCTGGACCCAGAGGCTAATGTCACAGTTGAATCACCTTACAA CTATGAGTGGCTGATTCCTGTCAGGTGGATGAAGTCTGGTGAGGTCCAGAGAGCTATGTGGTGGCTGATGGAAAAGGAAG CGGTAAACTTGGAGATGAGGAGTGGTGATTTGTGGGTTCTGGCCAACATCAATGCGACTGGATATTACAGGGTAAACTATGACCTTGGAAACTGGGAAAGGCTCTTGGCTCAGCTGAACTCAGAGCACCAG GTGATACCAGTGATAAACAGAGCCCAGCTTGTGGATGACGCTTTCAATTTGGCCAG GGCTCAGCTGGTGTCCACTACTCTTGCTCTGAGGACAACCTCCTATCTGTCTCTGGAGACAGAATACATGCCCTGGCAGTCTACTCTGGATAACCTGCACTATTACTACCTCATGCTGGACCGGACTGAAGTCTATCAGCCTATGCAG GACTACATAAAGAAGCTGGTGTCTCCCCTCTTCCTGCACTTCAAGAACATGACATCAGACTGGGCCCGTGTTcctgacagacacactgacCA GTATAACCAGGTGAACGCCATCCGTATGGCCTGCAGGACTGGAGTAACAGAATGTCAGAACCTGACCATCACATGGTTCAAACAGTGGATGGACAGCCCTCAACACAATTT GATCGAGCCCAACCTGCGCTCAGCAGTGTACTGCAGTGCCATCGCAGCAGGTGATGAGGCAGAGTGGGAGTTTGGCTGGTCACAGTTCAAGAATGCTACTCTAGCTAGTGAAGCCAGCAAGCTCATGTCTGCACTGGCCTGTACCACCAAGATACAGCTGTTGAAGAG GTATCTGTCTTACACCTTAAACGCAGCTCTGATCCGTAAGCAGGATGCCACCACTGTCATCACAGCTGTTGCCAGCAACAGAGTGGGACAGATTCTGGCATGGGACTTTGTCAGAGAACAGTGGGAAtacatgttcacaca ATATGGTGTGGGTTCTTTCAATTTTGCCTCTCTGATCAGTGGGGTGACAGCAAGGTTCTCTACACCTGCTGAACTACAACAA CTGGGGGAGTTTGTGGAGGAGCATGGAGCAGCAGGGTTTGGCACTGCCACCCTGGCTGTGGAGCAGGCCTTGGAGAGGACCAGAGCTAACATCAAATGGCTGCAACAGAACAAGCAGGAGATCTGGGACTGGTTCAACAGTCAGACTGGACATCAGATTCACTAA